Proteins encoded together in one Deltaproteobacteria bacterium window:
- a CDS encoding ABC transporter permease subunit: MIRRIASIAANTFRETIRNKILYAILAFALFVIGTTFFLADLSVGDFARIIADIGLASIHLFGVVMAVFLGIHLVSNEVERKTIYIILSKPVRRFEFLLGKTIGLSVTLALTTAAMAVVLFLVHLSYRHGGRAEIGIFIASGGIYMELVLLTCIASLFSTFTTPVLSAIFTLSLFLIGHLSDYLHLIGERSRLVAVRWGGRFLFHLLPNLENFNWKNEVAYGTLNSLSVLVWAAGYLLCYAACVLIVSCLLFSRKDFK; encoded by the coding sequence GTGATCCGGAGGATCGCTTCGATCGCGGCCAACACGTTCCGGGAGACGATCCGGAACAAGATCCTCTATGCGATCCTCGCCTTCGCCCTGTTCGTCATCGGAACGACCTTCTTTCTCGCGGACCTGTCGGTGGGCGACTTCGCACGGATCATCGCCGACATCGGGCTGGCCAGCATCCACCTGTTCGGGGTCGTCATGGCCGTCTTCCTCGGGATCCATCTCGTCAGCAACGAGGTGGAGCGGAAAACGATCTACATCATCCTGTCGAAACCGGTGCGGCGCTTCGAGTTTCTCCTGGGGAAAACCATCGGCTTGAGCGTCACGCTGGCCCTCACGACCGCGGCCATGGCGGTGGTGCTGTTTCTCGTGCACCTGTCCTACCGGCACGGAGGAAGGGCGGAGATCGGGATCTTCATCGCGTCGGGTGGAATCTACATGGAGCTGGTGCTCCTAACCTGCATCGCCTCCCTGTTTTCCACCTTCACCACGCCGGTGCTGAGCGCCATCTTCACCCTCTCCCTGTTCCTGATCGGACATCTGTCGGATTACCTGCACTTGATCGGCGAGCGTTCCCGGCTGGTCGCGGTGCGGTGGGGGGGGCGGTTTCTCTTCCACCTTCTTCCGAACCTCGAAAACTTCAATTGGAAGAACGAGGTCGCGTACGGGACGCTGAATTCGCTTTCCGTCCTCGTCTGGGCGGCGGGTTACCTTCTCTGCTACGCCGCCTGCGTGCTGATCGTTTCCTGCCTTCTGTTTTCGCGGAAGGATTTCAAGTGA
- a CDS encoding prepilin-type N-terminal cleavage/methylation domain-containing protein — protein MIARRRSRNRGFTLIELSVVLLITGILAALAVSTYFRMISKARMAQASIVLKHLHKTETVYFSERNAYTDNVTVLDFDPVQYDYYRVTVTVDNTGTDFLGVAEGVGPMAGDRWTIDKDGVPTQDNAARLRF, from the coding sequence TTGATCGCGCGACGAAGATCCCGGAACCGCGGCTTCACGCTGATCGAGCTCTCGGTGGTCCTCCTGATCACCGGGATATTGGCCGCCCTCGCGGTGTCGACCTATTTCCGCATGATCTCCAAGGCCCGGATGGCGCAGGCCTCGATCGTCCTGAAACACCTCCACAAGACGGAAACCGTCTATTTCAGCGAAAGGAACGCGTACACGGACAACGTGACGGTACTGGACTTCGACCCGGTGCAGTACGACTACTACCGGGTTACCGTCACGGTCGACAACACGGGGACGGATTTCCTGGGGGTCGCGGAAGGAGTGGGGCCGATGGCGGGGGACCGGTGGACGATCGACAAGGACGGAGTCCCGACGCAGGACAACGCGGCAAGACTCAGGTTCTGA
- a CDS encoding prepilin peptidase, translating to MTGVALPLAAILLGACVGSFLNVVIYRLPRGESIVSPRSRCPSCGREIRPFENIPVASFLALGGRCAGCGGAISWRYPLVEGMTAVAFGGIAWVDGWGVPMARDFLFVSLLVPIAIIDIDHRIIPDELSLGGFAAGILMSFLPGGDWKGGLLGAAAGAGILYATAAAYLKATGREGMGGGDVKLMAMIGAFLGWRGALVTIFAGSLLGVAGGVIAMRGGKDGLRTAIPFGPYLCVGAVAARFTGGAFWGFLFRT from the coding sequence GTGACGGGAGTCGCGCTTCCGCTCGCCGCCATCCTGCTCGGAGCGTGCGTCGGAAGTTTCCTGAACGTCGTCATCTACCGCCTCCCCCGGGGGGAGTCGATCGTCTCGCCGCGGTCCCGCTGCCCTTCCTGCGGGAGGGAAATCCGGCCGTTCGAGAACATCCCCGTGGCGAGCTTCCTCGCGCTCGGCGGCAGGTGCGCCGGGTGCGGCGGGGCCATTTCGTGGAGATACCCGTTGGTGGAAGGAATGACGGCCGTCGCCTTCGGGGGGATCGCGTGGGTCGACGGGTGGGGCGTGCCGATGGCGCGGGACTTCCTCTTCGTCTCCCTCCTGGTTCCGATCGCCATCATCGACATCGACCACCGGATCATCCCGGACGAACTGTCCCTGGGAGGATTCGCGGCCGGGATCCTGATGTCGTTCCTTCCGGGAGGCGATTGGAAGGGCGGCCTTCTGGGCGCAGCGGCGGGCGCCGGCATCCTCTACGCGACGGCCGCGGCGTACCTCAAGGCGACGGGGCGGGAAGGCATGGGGGGAGGGGACGTGAAGCTCATGGCCATGATCGGGGCGTTTCTCGGCTGGAGGGGGGCGCTGGTCACCATCTTCGCCGGTTCCCTTCTGGGGGTGGCGGGAGGCGTGATCGCCATGAGGGGTGGAAAGGACGGCCTGAGGACGGCGATCCCGTTCGGTCCGTACCTGTGCGTCGGAGCGGTTGCGGCGCGGTTCACCGGAGGGGCGTTCTGGGGGTTCCTCTTCAGAACCTGA
- a CDS encoding HAMP domain-containing protein codes for MAPLNRPLSIRAGVLVQLVLVAAASLALVAVFALKAVGVALERRHAEAGVTVAEVVRRAVQNDFASGKFSPASSRPDLAGYLTPYIRGIDLLPEGPPDGRPAVVPVGKKVFALLSISPTVDVTLPFSLPEPVPGGAPGDRVRGMRVRFHSSGIAEEVRTLVNVTMVLAAIDVGVLVLFGGFLLDRSVIAPVRRLAATSEKIAAGEYELRAEGVEGNEIGQLAASFNKMVDGILEAKERSRRSELEAFRSDKLATVGRLAAGVAHEVGSPLMAIRGYAEHLLRHRPGREETDECLGKVVEETRKMEQIVRGLLSVASPAGGREGATDVNAVVRRTVEMLSFRNLFREVEVRLELDDVPGAAILEDRFRQVLLNLAINAVDAMSGKGRMTVRTWVMEGWNPGHGQALRRRSTDPPGMDGIPLRAAGARAGSGVALSVSDTGSGIRPEDLPLVFDPFFTTKDPGKGTGLGLSVSRTIVESAGGEIRAESVEGGGATFVVVLPPARREAAMHEEGGKDG; via the coding sequence GTGGCTCCGCTGAACCGACCCCTGTCGATCCGTGCCGGCGTCCTGGTCCAGCTGGTGCTGGTGGCCGCCGCCTCCCTCGCGCTCGTCGCCGTGTTCGCTTTGAAGGCGGTCGGAGTCGCCCTCGAACGCCGCCACGCGGAGGCGGGCGTCACCGTGGCCGAAGTGGTACGGAGGGCGGTCCAGAACGATTTCGCCTCGGGGAAGTTTTCCCCCGCCTCTTCCCGGCCCGATCTCGCCGGGTACCTCACGCCGTATATCCGGGGCATCGACCTCCTGCCGGAGGGGCCTCCCGACGGACGGCCCGCCGTCGTTCCGGTCGGAAAAAAGGTCTTCGCCCTCCTTTCGATCAGCCCGACCGTGGACGTGACGCTGCCGTTCTCCCTCCCCGAACCCGTTCCGGGGGGAGCGCCGGGGGACAGGGTCCGGGGGATGCGGGTCCGTTTCCACTCCTCCGGCATCGCGGAAGAGGTGCGGACCCTGGTGAACGTCACGATGGTGCTCGCGGCGATCGACGTCGGCGTGCTCGTCCTGTTCGGAGGGTTCCTCCTGGATCGGTCGGTGATCGCGCCCGTCCGCCGTCTGGCGGCGACGTCGGAGAAGATCGCCGCGGGGGAGTACGAACTTCGCGCCGAGGGGGTCGAAGGAAACGAGATCGGCCAGCTCGCCGCCTCCTTCAACAAGATGGTGGACGGAATCCTCGAGGCGAAGGAGCGTTCGCGCCGGTCGGAGCTGGAGGCGTTCCGCTCGGACAAGCTGGCGACCGTCGGGCGGCTCGCCGCGGGAGTGGCGCACGAGGTGGGAAGTCCGCTGATGGCGATCCGAGGGTACGCGGAGCATCTGCTCCGGCACCGCCCGGGGCGCGAGGAGACGGACGAGTGCCTGGGGAAGGTCGTCGAGGAAACCCGGAAGATGGAGCAGATCGTCCGCGGGCTCCTCTCGGTCGCCTCTCCGGCGGGGGGGCGGGAAGGGGCCACGGACGTGAACGCGGTGGTGCGCCGGACGGTCGAGATGCTCTCGTTCCGGAACCTCTTCCGGGAGGTCGAGGTTCGCCTCGAGCTGGACGATGTCCCGGGGGCCGCGATCCTCGAGGACCGTTTCCGGCAGGTTCTCCTGAACCTTGCGATCAACGCGGTCGACGCGATGTCGGGGAAGGGGAGGATGACGGTGCGGACGTGGGTGATGGAAGGGTGGAACCCGGGGCACGGACAGGCGCTCCGCCGCCGTTCGACCGATCCGCCCGGGATGGACGGGATTCCGCTCCGGGCCGCCGGCGCGCGGGCGGGAAGCGGCGTCGCCCTCTCGGTCTCGGACACCGGCAGCGGCATCCGGCCGGAGGATCTCCCGCTCGTGTTCGACCCGTTCTTCACGACCAAGGACCCCGGCAAGGGCACCGGCCTCGGCTTATCGGTTTCGCGGACGATCGTGGAAAGCGCGGGAGGGGAGATCCGCGCGGAAAGCGTGGAGGGGGGCGGAGCGACCTTCGTCGTCGTTCTTCCGCCGGCGCGAAGGGAGGCCGCGATGCACGAGGAGGGGGGGAAGGATGGCTGA